The Xenopus tropicalis strain Nigerian chromosome 2, UCB_Xtro_10.0, whole genome shotgun sequence genome window below encodes:
- the LOC100498165 gene encoding uncharacterized protein LOC100498165 encodes MPPRRKRQKLNVISENDGGQQETSSDMKTDSAVGQALVGLSGGETSLREDKDIMLRRKTYVIQKEDVRDLNWRVNSHAPDGVCHDNADKDRRLTYVIDPKVCLPVQSSGLACNPGIEMSVSEQEINGIEIQETKNIAPRRKKKKDATSITLKNAENTENNKNGKKESNVSFEDEPVDQHLNEKTEKDIQKPEVGLQDTNKVRSTEERASTKRRKATTKRATKKEVYEESAVETSTLGLRNKHSKRGRKKKT; translated from the exons ATGCCACCCCGTAGGAAGAGGCAAAAGCTGAATGTGATTTCTGAGAACGATGGTGGGCAACAGGAAACATCAAGTGATATGAAAACTGATAGTGCAGTGGGACAGGCTCTGGTAGGGTTGTCAGGTGGAGAAACTAGTTTAAGAGAAGATAAAGATATCATGTTAAGACGGAAAacatatgttatccagaaagaggATGTTCGTGATCTGAACTGGAGGGTAAATTCCCATGCCCCAGATGGGGTTTGCCATGATAATGCTGATAAGGACAGAAGACTTACATATGTCATTGATCCAAAAGTATGCCTCCCTGTACAGTCCAGTGGTCTTGCCTGCAACCCag GAATTGAAATGAGTGTTTCAGAGCAGGAAATCAATGGCATTGAGATTCAG GAAACCAAAAATATTGCACCGCGCCGTAAGAAAAAGAAAGATGCCACTAGTATAACATTGAAAAATGCTGAAAACACAGAGAacaacaaaaatggaaaaaag GAAAGCAACGTTTCTTTTGAAGATGAACCTGTAGATCAACATCTAAATGAGAAAACTGAAAAGGATATACAGAAACCTGAAGTGGGTCTACAGGATACAAATAAAGTCCGTTCTACTGAGGAACGTGCTTCAACAAAGCGTAGAAAAGCTACTACAAAACGT gctaCAAAAAAAGAGGTTTATGAAGAAAGTGCAGTTGAAACATCCACTCTTGGACTTCGCAACAAACATTCCAAGAGAGGGAGAAAGAAAAAGACCTGA